AGCAGGTCTCGAATGGTCAGGCCCCTCTGCGCTGGATGGCGCATGGGCCTGTCCAGGTAGAGGTCATAACGATTACGTCTTCCCTGGCGCTGCCGCGCGAGATACCCTGCTGCTTCGAGGTCTCGGATGATCTTCTGAGCGGCCCGCTCCGTGATGCCCACCCGCTGGCCGATCTCGCGCGCCGTTATGGATGGGTCTTGGGCGATGCATAGCAGCACCTGAGCGTGATTACTGAGAAAAGTCCAGTGCTTCACCCCTTTTCCCCCCACCGCCTCGGTCTTCCGCCCCAGGAGCCCTTCACCAGCCAATTGACGTTCCACTATTCGCGTATTAGGATTCCGGAACGAACATTCGCGAGAGGAGCTTCCGCGTTGCTTGACTTTTTCTCCTCAGCCCTGCAAAACCTTCTGTCGCCCATGATCCTCTTCTTTGCGTTAGGGCTGCTAG
The sequence above is a segment of the Bacillota bacterium genome. Coding sequences within it:
- a CDS encoding winged helix-turn-helix domain-containing protein — encoded protein: MKHWTFLSNHAQVLLCIAQDPSITAREIGQRVGITERAAQKIIRDLEAAGYLARQRQGRRNRYDLYLDRPMRHPAQRGLTIRDLLEMLQERESLEGHGRPSEATSGTRSESGGGP